The Aspergillus fumigatus Af293 chromosome 3, whole genome shotgun sequence region CTCCCTCGCGGAGCTTGTTGATGGCGCGGACGGTATCGATGGCTTTGTGCAGCGTTCGACGAGCATTGAAGTTCTTCTTGACGGTGGGCAACAAGTCCTCGCCCGAGCCACTGTCGTTATTGAGATCATAGGGCGGGTTGATCCAGGGGTGCTGAAGGGCTTCATGGGCAGTCATTCGGGCCTTGGGGTCGACTGTCAGACAGCCCTTGATGAAATCTCGGGCGGATTGGGAAACACCACGCCAGTACTCGAGAGGCGTGAAAGAATAGTCGGCTGCAAGGATGGCCTGCATCTCTTCCAGGTTGGAGTCACGATCAAAGGGAGTGTAGCCGCAGAGGAGGAAGTAAGTGATGACACCAATGGCCCAGATGTCCCTAAGCGGAAAGTCAGCCATAGAATTCAGATTGGCGAGAGGTAAGACACGGACAAAAACGTACACTGGTTTTCCATGTCCActcttcttgaagatctccgGAGCCATATAACCTGGCGTGCCACATGTCGTGGTGAGGACATGGAACTGCTCCTCGTCCATGATCCTGGACAGGCCAAAGTCCGCAATTAGCAGATCCGCATTGTCCTCTGGCGTCCGGAACAGCAGGTTCTCAGGTTTCAAATCACGATGCACGATACCATGATCGTGCAGATAAGCCACCGCGGAGAGGACCGCACGGATGAGGTCAGCTGCATCGGACTCGTAATAGCTGCCCTTACGACAGATGCGGTCGAACAGCTCTCCCCCCAGAGCAAGCTCTGTGACGAGGTATACTGTAACATCACAGAGACACTGTCAGTCGGAGGACCTGGACCCAGCAGTAGAGGTAGCCATACGATTGTTCATGGTCTCGAAGTAATCAACCAGAGTCAGAATGTTCTGATGCCCCATGGAGACTCTCTTCAGCACCGCAATCTCATTCCTAACCTGTCATTATACCATGCCACACATCAGCCCCCGCTCGATGTCCACGTTGACCTTAAGAGCCCGCGTTTCAGGTTCAGAGGGAAATACCATGTGCTCTCGCCCAGCCATTAACCGCTTATTAATCACCTTCGCTGCGTAGTAGCGACCAGTATCGATGTGTACGCATTCCTTCACCACTGAGTAGGAGCCAGCTCCGAGTGTTTTCCCAGTCTTGTACCGGCAAGGCTGGACCTTGGGTCGTTGACCCGTCTGCGTTTGCGAGGC contains the following coding sequences:
- a CDS encoding serine/threonine-protein kinase, which gives rise to MASQTQTGQRPKVQPCRYKTGKTLGAGSYSVVKECVHIDTGRYYAAKVINKRLMAGREHMVRNEIAVLKRVSMGHQNILTLVDYFETMNNLYLVTELALGGELFDRICRKGSYYESDAADLIRAVLSAVAYLHDHGIVHRDLKPENLLFRTPEDNADLLIADFGLSRIMDEEQFHVLTTTCGTPGYMAPEIFKKSGHGKPVDIWAIGVITYFLLCGYTPFDRDSNLEEMQAILAADYSFTPLEYWRGVSQSARDFIKGCLTVDPKARMTAHEALQHPWINPPYDLNNDSGSGEDLLPTVKKNFNARRTLHKAIDTVRAINKLREGGGLMMDGVMSLDPKPEHVNGNEVTEEQHDGRMEIDSRGDARGQTEQQIREQERKVKETVAGLWSQSAKK